The following are encoded together in the Lathyrus oleraceus cultivar Zhongwan6 chromosome 3, CAAS_Psat_ZW6_1.0, whole genome shotgun sequence genome:
- the LOC127129982 gene encoding uncharacterized protein LOC127129982 — MSQHPSSSGSKPSQHAKTSSMEFVDEDIMDVTPLCMIPGDTTGTSSNAGDKQGNTSGNSSLPKDMYYTDRAIRRLVTRILSEGHKVEGVSTPLSRREPSPEREPHADKDDDSSRSKKEVAAEGLCSLESTEGEDDPLVHLVKPSIAEKIRTKKGKSMAKMRAARVKKTVGVGPSKPWSKVEVGKRKERHNSDSEEDVKDDVPDISSVKRQAIQKSPGKAAAVHLDNISFHLEDGAAKWKYVIQRRVAIERELGQEAVEVKEVIDLIKNDGLIKTVVTLPQCYEGLVKEFIVNIPEDIHDENSREFCKVFVRGKYVKFSPSIINKFLGRGMDGGVDLETTDNETWRGAGRCGGSWAVVFFLSTVYNVVVYFLNIMF; from the exons atgtctcaacatccatcgTCATCTGGATCCAAACCCTCCCAACATGCAAAGACTTCATCCATGGAGTTTGTAGATGAAGACATAATGGACGTCACTCCTCTATGCATGATACCGGGCGACACCACAGGTACCTCCTCCAATgctggagataagcaaggtaatacctctGGTAACTCCTCTCTTCCTAAAGACATGTATTACACTGATCGCGCTATAAGGAGACTGGTTACTAGAATACTGAGTGAAGGACATAAAGTTGAAGGGGTctctacccctctgtccagaagggaacCCTCTCCTGAGAGAGAACCCcatgctgataaagatgatgattcatctagatcaaAAAAAGAGGTGGCTGCTGAAGGGCTttgctctctag aaagcactgaaggagaagatgatCCTTTGGTTCATCTGGTTAAACCTAGCATAGCTGAGAAAATAAGAACTAAGAAAGGAAAAAGCATGGCTAAAATGAGAGCTGCTAGAGTGAAAAAGACTGTAGGAGTAGGACCCTCAAAACCCTGGAGCAAGGTTGAGGttggaaaaagaaaagaaagacaCAACTCTGATTCTGAGGAGGATGTtaaagacgatgtcccagacatctcctCTGTAAAAAGGCAGGCTATTCAGAAATCTCCTGGCAAGGCTGCTGCTGTCCatctagacaatatctcctttcatttggaagatggAGCAGCAAAGTGGAAATATGTCATTCAGAGAAGAGTAGCCATTGAAAGAGAACTTGGACAAgaagctgtagaggtaaaggaGGTTATTGATCTGATCAAAAATGATGGACTCATTAAGACTGTGGTAACTCTACCACAATGCTATGAGGGACTGGTTaaagagtttattgttaatatccctgaggatattcaTGATGAGAACAGCAGGGAGTTTTGCAAGGTATTTGTAAGAGGCAAATATGTAAAATTCTCACCAAGtatcatcaacaagttcctaggaagaggaatGGATGGAGGAGTAGACCTAGAAACCACAGATAATGAG ACTTGGAGGGGTGCTGGAAGGTGTGGTGGAAGCTGGGCTGTTGTCTttttt ctttCTACTGTGTATAATGTTGTTGTGTACTTCCTGAacattatgttttaa